Below is a window of Vespa crabro chromosome 20, iyVesCrab1.2, whole genome shotgun sequence DNA.
ataaaaatatgttcgtTTAGTCTCTGTACAATAGCACCGCTTATTGCTATTCATtgatctatacatacatagatagtatatatatacctataaagatacattaaatatcttttattgtttCACGATATTGCTTTGCTCATCacttcattattatgattctattataatagatatattcgttcaaatgttttttatttttttattttcttttttttgttatagggTGCGAACAACAACAAGGCTGTAGCGTCGCCGGTGGTTGTGGTGATTCAGCGTCCAGCTGTAGATCATTAGAAACAAGTGGTAGCGGTGTAGGTTCTGGGACCGGTGGTACTACTGGTATCGCTACTGGAAGTACTGGAGGacctggtggtggtggtggtggtagtggtggtggtagtggtggtggtggtggaggaggaggtcaAGGACACGGTTCCTTAAATCAAACTCAGTCTACGTGTAACGTGACAACACCATCTGTAGCTTATCAACAATCCAGACCGAACAAACTCTCGGCCTGTTATGCATCCTGTTGTGCGGAGTCCGCGAAAAAAGTATTTCATTTAGAAAAtggacatttttataaaatatatttcgtattgTCGGGCCCATAAGTCCATTGTTGGAATCATTCGACACATTGATATTatacatcgtttttatttatccgaaagttttctttctttttttgtttgtttgtttttttgctTATACtccaaataaattttaatttggaTGGACGAAAATTGAAGGTGAACGACCAAAAATTCGTACatctgagaaaaaaagatatatatatatatatatatatatatatatatatttatataaatagaacatatctaatatttcgtttcttcgatTATTGCAGATATATTTTGGTGTGTGCGTAACAATATGTGTGACGGCGAGCTGGGTTGGAGCAACCCactgtataaaatatttatactttcaTAAACCAACGAGCCCTAGTTATACATCAGCATCGAATGCCTCCATAACCGAGACCCGTCATCAGCATGTAATTAAACACGGTGCTTCAATTCTTTAAGAAACTCTATTGTCTATACTACCAAAGAGGCCTTTATCAACTTTCTCACTTTCACATTTTCATACAGTTCTGTCTTATTGTATCTCGATATTCTTTCTCTACGttcgaatataattaaatacaatgcatcggattagatatatatttacaatttaataaaattgaaatatcttatattttcattgaaacttGATTtagttctttaaaaaaaaagaaaacatataaaaaagtcaacaaataatttctaaacgatcgatcattttttaaatcacaAACAAATATTCTAACGTAAAATAATCCTTTATCTAGatcttaaaaaaatgtttggtTAATCATTAAAACACTAAcatctatataatatctaattgtAGACCGTGCTTCCATACAACGCACCATTCTTCACAACATGGTTCTGCACTAATTGGGAAGTATTATACTTTCCTGTTTACTTTATATGCCGTGCGGTTAGAACGAAATGCACGACGCCATCCGAAATATTGGCAGAAAGTCTTCGTGGATTTCGTGACAAGGGTTTCACCGGTGGACGTTTCCTAGTTAAATGTAGCCTATTTTGTGGGCTTTGGGTTGTTACCAATTATATGTACATCTACTCGTTAAGGATACTTTTGGCCACCGACGTGATGGCACTGTTCGCAACGAACGTTTCCTGCGTTTATCTTCTCTCCTGGGTTATCCTTCATGAACAATTCGTTGGAGTTAGGGTAAGTGTTATAGAagatacgtataaaaaaaaaaaaaaaagaaaacaaaaaagaacaacaaaaatttattctaatgatttatcaacgataacattgctattatcatcaACGATGCGGCAATATTTAaacacataaaagaaaaaaaaatatatatatatatatatatatatatccctaaTTGTGCCTATGGTATATAATAGGACACCACAGAGCAACTTTGAcctgaattaaaaaataaatttgcgcGTTACATGATTCGTGaattttttgttactttctttttccttttttagattgaaaattatttattctagtattaataaaagagatattcAAAAGTATTTAAATTCTTTAGCGCAATCAActtgaaattatattgaagTATACACGATtaggaatatacatatatatatatataaaacaaacaaaaaatgtgtgtatatataacaaaccTTAAAATTCATTGCAGATAGTGGCAGTGATCCTATGTAACACTGGGATCGCTCTTCTAGCATATATGGATGGTATAACAGGGAGTCCCACATTGGGTGGTGTAGTTCTAGCAACCACAGCAGCAGCCGGATCCGCTGTTTACAAAGTAACGATTCTATGAAAAACATTCGAACATTTAAttgaaaggatatatatatatatatatatatatatatatatataagggatatagaatagaaaatcaaatcaaaatgaatatatatatttctttctcttttttctttctttatcttttttttctttgtcttcttttttcttttgttcttaattatttctttcaggTGGTATTTAAGAAGGTTATAGGGGAAACGACATTTGGTCAAAtgtcattattcttttcacTGATCGGCCTATGCAATGCTGCCCTATTATGGCCGATATGTTTGGCACTTTATTTCTCGGGTGCTGAGAGCGTGCATTGGACACGATTACCATGGGCAGCTCTTTTATCAGCCAGCATACTTCATTTAGGTCTGACATGAtgcattgatttttttcaattaatttcctGTAGTCCTAtatttctctcactttctttctttctctctctctctctctctctctctctttctccctcccccccctctctctcccttaacTATGATGCTGGTGGAGGATGATAACCAATCAATATTtaatggaattaaaaaaaaaaaaaaagaaatcttttataatttgtcGATTAAGTAAGTATCTCTCGTTATGTGTTACAGTTGCAAATATGTTAGGAAACTTCAGCATCGCACTCACATATGATCTATTCATAACACTCGGTCTAATAACGGCTGTCCCCGTATCAGCAGGTATGTCACGTAAAAATATATGCACAAAGGATCATATTTAATAGCCTtcacgttctttttctttttctttttcttttttggcaTTTAACGCacgatcgataatttttcttttctttgcttctttttttgttttgtttttttttttttttattttatttcagcgagtccgtttaaaaaaaaaacaaaaagaaacaaagcaaATAAGTTAtcgatgtatatacatatatacgtatatgtgtgagtatatatatatatatatatatatatatatatatgtaaaaatcatTGACTCTTTtgacataaaataattaaggttgatcatttttcaatgatttgaatcttaaaaaaaaaaaaaggaagaaatagaataagtaactaatatgtatatatatatatatatatatatatatatatatatatatatatatatatacatacattatgtattaaatatacaatatgcATGTCATTTGCTTATCACTTAAACGATCTTTCGAAGGAGGATAAACTGTTCCTCAGGAACTTTATTTAGATAaaactttcataatttttatataatctaaCGAAGTTCCAAGGTAAACGGTAATACAAATTCGAAGATTTTAAtcgaggaaaataataaaaaaaagaaaaaaagaatgaaaggtaggaaaatgaagagaaaggaaaacaaaatagaaaacgaaaaagaatagaaaagaaaaaatatcgacgatCAGATATGTTAGTAATCGTCCCCGTTGAAATGATTGCATATAGCTCTGGATGTCGTTCTTTATGGAGCGCACTTCATGGGCATGAAGCTGGCCGGAATGATCTTCATTGCTGTCGGCTTCTTTCTCGTGATGTTCCCAGACAACTGGCCCGATTACATAACAAGACTCCTTCGGTATGCACACTatgacattttttattataaagcaAATTATGTGGTATgcactttattattaatcaaagtatatattcaattttctttaattatgttcaattattattattattattattattagcatttagtttttgatcttttagtgatctttttctctatctatctatctatctatctatcttatttatataatttatatatatatatatatatatatatatatatatatatatatgtatgtataaaatatatgtgcaagtattatatatcaaatgatagatatatagatataagcACAAAAATATTGCCCACGTATGTGCACATACACCACACATTTATATTCTTGCAAGAAtatgaaattgttatttttgtttaaatattctttagcACTTAGATAGAGGATAAGAATGTAGTCTTTCACTTAAGTAGAATACGCTTTGTATTTATAATGGATTGCCTCATAGGAatattctctatctatctatttatctatctatctatctatctatctgtctgtctatctatctatctatctatctatctatctatctatctatctatctacctatctatcttcttctttttcttccttaaaacgcgtctttattataaatatttaatgtgaAAAAGgcattctttctcctttattatcaaaaagtcGATTTAAgccataattaatatatatatttcataaaatgttCTTGCAATTTTATCGAACgttaatcaatatattattatcattaatattcacGCGGCAACGAGGTGAAatcaaattgaattaatattttacaaagtgTTAAGGTCATTTTTACTTgacaaaaattttcatatcattctcttattatacgttaatatattgacaagaagaaaaaggaaaaataataagaaattatctaattttttttttttttttttttttagacgcgatgaattatttacaaaaatcaTTCGAGTCAAGCATTAAAGTTTTAGAGATTTTCTTTCGCATGTAGAGCCAATTTGCGCATCCATCGGACATTTTTAGGATGTTTAAAAAAACCAAGCATTGGTATTGTTTTACAGGATGCCCGGAATATGCAACAGATTTAAAGtgtagtttaaaaaaaaaaaaaaaaaagaaaaaaaaaagacagaaaagaaaataataataatacaataaaaagagagagagataatgtaTTTTAAGCATTATTGATGATCATTGATCATATAACTATgcgatgaaataatatatttctttttttataattaccttAGACGACACCACCTCATAGATTAAagtattcgattttttttttctctataaattttccctttttttttcttcctttctttcttctttttttcgtttttcttttttctttcttctttcttaatattctcTATCCAGTTATCGcgttagaaataaaatcttatatcgtgttatataaaatttctttatatacattatatatatatatatatatatatatatatatatatatatatatatatatatataatctttacattatattcgataagttttgcaaatatattcaacagttaacattaataatacgtacatatatatatatatatatatgtatatgcattgTGTCGACGAAtgaattatcgaattattgattaagaaaaaaaaaaaaaagtaagagaaaagaaaaataattgaaagaaattagaatattatagtaaaaaaaaaagacaaaaaaagaaagaaagaaagaaagaaagaaagtaaaaaagaaagaaagaaatacgtcTGCTGAGTAAACTTCCAATTAATTCTCCTAGCTAGCTAATTGACCTCTTTTGAATTGCGATTAACaacaatgagaaaaaaataatttgtctcGAATGTATAACGAgtctgaaaaataaaatgaaaaggagtCAAGAGTTCACCCTTCCTTCcagcattaaaaaaaaaaaaaaaaaaaaaaaaaaaaaaaaaaaaaaaaaaaaaaagaaagaaagaaaaaaaaaataagtacaGTCAAACGTATCAAAGATAGGATATACTTATGATAATGCGcgagtattaaaataatagagagatcttttattttacacaacgatataattatttctttcccgttttaatatgaattattaattaaaaaaaaaaaaaaaaaatatatatatatatatacatatatatatatatatatatatatatatatatatataacacacaaGCCGAATTGCTTGTTATCGCTTAAATGTGTTATGTGTGAATCGACATCGACACTTCATCGCTCGCTTCCCAACTATCAGGATCCATTATATGCTGTTACAGAAACATAGTCCTCATGAGTCACAATACAAGGTAAGAAAATACATAATCGCCTAATAACGTCTCTAGCTATATTGGCAATActgaaaattcattttcattttgactagatgtatatatatgtatatatgtatatatgtatatatatatatatatttatatatatatatatatatgtgtgtgtgtatgtatataacttctggaaaaagaaaatttattaataacataattaatatttgcaaGAGATACGtataaaccaaaaaaaaaaaaaaaattgttataccTTTATCAAAGtgatttttgtaatttatgaACGAGATTTGTCGTAAACcatcttgaaaaa
It encodes the following:
- the LOC124431281 gene encoding putative thiamine transporter SLC35F3 isoform X3, which translates into the protein MFQRGNLNMGSGSVGEVPTIFHPRRSRAPSIVLSEDQQNHGPIASPIQVVLDSTGCEQQQGCSVAGGCGDSASSCRSLETSGSGVGSGTGGTTGIATGSTGGPGGGGGGSGGGSGGGGGGGGQGHGSLNQTQSTCNVTTPSVAYQQSRPNKLSACYASCCAESAKKIYFGVCVTICVTASWVGATHCIKYLYFHKPTSPSYTSASNASITETRHQHTVLPYNAPFFTTWFCTNWEVLYFPVYFICRAVRTKCTTPSEILAESLRGFRDKGFTGGRFLVKCSLFCGLWVVTNYMYIYSLRILLATDVMALFATNVSCVYLLSWVILHEQFVGVRIVAVILCNTGIALLAYMDGITGSPTLGGVVLATTAAAGSAVYKVVFKKVIGETTFGQMSLFFSLIGLCNAALLWPICLALYFSGAESVHWTRLPWAALLSASILHLVANMLGNFSIALTYDLFITLGLITAVPVSAALDVVLYGAHFMGMKLAGMIFIAVGFFLVMFPDNWPDYITRLLRTTEYHQQRRTTVRSRTSQQRQYRLRSYGVSSLHGDGQTLLPMTTNNNNNNNNNNNNNNNNNNNNNNNNNTATSSNFSNRHVNTSSQQNNSSTPSSESQSRRCFPIPTTISTSTSTSTAIVTNNHR
- the LOC124431281 gene encoding putative thiamine transporter SLC35F3 isoform X1, which translates into the protein MFQRGNLNMGSGSVGEVPTIFHPRRSRAPSIVLSEDQQNHGPIASPIQVVLDSTGCEQQQGCSVAGGCGDSASSCRSLETSGSGVGSGTGGTTGIATGSTGGPGGGGGGSGGGSGGGGGGGGQGHGSLNQTQSTCNVTTPSVAYQQSRPNKLSACYASCCAESAKKIYFGVCVTICVTASWVGATHCIKYLYFHKPTSPSYTSASNASITETRHQHTVLPYNAPFFTTWFCTNWEVLYFPVYFICRAVRTKCTTPSEILAESLRGFRDKGFTGGRFLVKCSLFCGLWVVTNYMYIYSLRILLATDVMALFATNVSCVYLLSWVILHEQFVGVRIVAVILCNTGIALLAYMDGITGSPTLGGVVLATTAAAGSAVYKVVFKKVIGETTFGQMSLFFSLIGLCNAALLWPICLALYFSGAESVHWTRLPWAALLSASILHLVANMLGNFSIALTYDLFITLGLITAVPVSAALDVVLYGAHFMGMKLAGMIFIAVGFFLVMFPDNWPDYITRLLRNIVLMSHNTSTTEYHQQRRTTVRSRTSQQRQYRLRSYGVSSLHGDGQTLLPMTTNNNNNNNNNNNNNNNNNNNNNNNNNTATSSNFSNRHVNTSSQQNNSSTPSSESQSRRCFPIPTTISTSTSTSTAIVTNNHR
- the LOC124431281 gene encoding putative thiamine transporter SLC35F3 isoform X8, translated to MFQRGNLNMGSGSVGEVPTIFHPRRSRAPSIVLSEDQQNHGPIASPIQVVLDSTGCEQQQGCSVAGGCGDSASSCRSLETSGSGVGSGTGGTTGIATGSTGGPGGGGGGSGGGSGGGGGGGGQGHGSLNQTQSTCNVTTPSVAYQQSRPNKLSACYASCCAESAKKIYFGVCVTICVTASWVGATHCIKYLYFHKPTSPSYTSASNASITETRHQHTVLPYNAPFFTTWFCTNWEVLYFPVYFICRAVRTKCTTPSEILAESLRGFRDKGFTGGRFLVKCSLFCGLWVVTNYMYIYSLRILLATDVMALFATNVSCVYLLSWVILHEQFVGVRIVAVILCNTGIALLAYMDGITGSPTLGGVVLATTAAAGSAVYKVVFKKVIGETTFGQMSLFFSLIGLCNAALLWPICLALYFSGAESVHWTRLPWAALLSASILHLVANMLGNFSIALTYDLFITLGLITAVPVSAALDVVLYGAHFMGMKLAGMIFIAVGFFLVMFPDNWPDYITRLLRIHYMLLQKHSPHESQYKME
- the LOC124431281 gene encoding putative thiamine transporter SLC35F3 isoform X7, coding for MFQRGNLNMGSGSVGEVPTIFHPRRSRAPSIVLSEDQQNHGPIASPIQVVLDSTGCEQQQGCSVAGGCGDSASSCRSLETSGSGVGSGTGGTTGIATGSTGGPGGGGGGSGGGSGGGGGGGGQGHGSLNQTQSTCNVTTPSVAYQQSRPNKLSACYASCCAESAKKIYFGVCVTICVTASWVGATHCIKYLYFHKPTSPSYTSASNASITETRHQHTVLPYNAPFFTTWFCTNWEVLYFPVYFICRAVRTKCTTPSEILAESLRGFRDKGFTGGRFLVKCSLFCGLWVVTNYMYIYSLRILLATDVMALFATNVSCVYLLSWVILHEQFVGVRIVAVILCNTGIALLAYMDGITGSPTLGGVVLATTAAAGSAVYKVVFKKVIGETTFGQMSLFFSLIGLCNAALLWPICLALYFSGAESVHWTRLPWAALLSASILHLVANMLGNFSIALTYDLFITLGLITAVPVSAALDVVLYGAHFMGMKLAGMIFIAVGFFLVMFPDNWPDYITRLLRIHYMLLQKHSPHESQYKYDGVSSTKKNNS
- the LOC124431281 gene encoding putative thiamine transporter SLC35F3 isoform X9 — encoded protein: MFQRGNLNMGSGSVGEVPTIFHPRRSRAPSIVLSEDQQNHGPIASPIQVVLDSTGCEQQQGCSVAGGCGDSASSCRSLETSGSGVGSGTGGTTGIATGSTGGPGGGGGGSGGGSGGGGGGGGQGHGSLNQTQSTCNVTTPSVAYQQSRPNKLSACYASCCAESAKKIYFGVCVTICVTASWVGATHCIKYLYFHKPTSPSYTSASNASITETRHQHTVLPYNAPFFTTWFCTNWEVLYFPVYFICRAVRTKCTTPSEILAESLRGFRDKGFTGGRFLVKCSLFCGLWVVTNYMYIYSLRILLATDVMALFATNVSCVYLLSWVILHEQFVGVRIVAVILCNTGIALLAYMDGITGSPTLGGVVLATTAAAGSAVYKVVFKKVIGETTFGQMSLFFSLIGLCNAALLWPICLALYFSGAESVHWTRLPWAALLSASILHLVANMLGNFSIALTYDLFITLGLITAVPVSAALDVVLYGAHFMGMKLAGMIFIAVGFFLVMFPDNWPDYITRLLRMPGICNRFKV
- the LOC124431281 gene encoding putative thiamine transporter SLC35F3 isoform X5, which produces MFQRGNLNMGSGSVGEVPTIFHPRRSRAPSIVLSEDQQNHGPIASPIQVVLDSTGCEQQQGCSVAGGCGDSASSCRSLETSGSGVGSGTGGTTGIATGSTGGPGGGGGGSGGGSGGGGGGGGQGHGSLNQTQSTCNVTTPSVAYQQSRPNKLSACYASCCAESAKKIYFGVCVTICVTASWVGATHCIKYLYFHKPTSPSYTSASNASITETRHQHTVLPYNAPFFTTWFCTNWEVLYFPVYFICRAVRTKCTTPSEILAESLRGFRDKGFTGGRFLVKCSLFCGLWVVTNYMYIYSLRILLATDVMALFATNVSCVYLLSWVILHEQFVGVRIVAVILCNTGIALLAYMDGITGSPTLGGVVLATTAAAGSAVYKVVFKKVIGETTFGQMSLFFSLIGLCNAALLWPICLALYFSGAESVHWTRLPWAALLSASILHLVANMLGNFSIALTYDLFITLGLITAVPVSAALDVVLYGAHFMGMKLAGMIFIAVGFFLVMFPDNWPDYITRLLRNIVLMSHNTRWSRRHRHGMPGGTSRDVIDYRTGYIKSHLRSPSGRVR
- the LOC124431281 gene encoding putative thiamine transporter SLC35F3 isoform X4 encodes the protein MEGSNFERSVNFEEGRKEGCEQQQGCSVAGGCGDSASSCRSLETSGSGVGSGTGGTTGIATGSTGGPGGGGGGSGGGSGGGGGGGGQGHGSLNQTQSTCNVTTPSVAYQQSRPNKLSACYASCCAESAKKIYFGVCVTICVTASWVGATHCIKYLYFHKPTSPSYTSASNASITETRHQHTVLPYNAPFFTTWFCTNWEVLYFPVYFICRAVRTKCTTPSEILAESLRGFRDKGFTGGRFLVKCSLFCGLWVVTNYMYIYSLRILLATDVMALFATNVSCVYLLSWVILHEQFVGVRIVAVILCNTGIALLAYMDGITGSPTLGGVVLATTAAAGSAVYKVVFKKVIGETTFGQMSLFFSLIGLCNAALLWPICLALYFSGAESVHWTRLPWAALLSASILHLVANMLGNFSIALTYDLFITLGLITAVPVSAALDVVLYGAHFMGMKLAGMIFIAVGFFLVMFPDNWPDYITRLLRNIVLMSHNTSTTEYHQQRRTTVRSRTSQQRQYRLRSYGVSSLHGDGQTLLPMTTNNNNNNNNNNNNNNNNNNNNNNNNNTATSSNFSNRHVNTSSQQNNSSTPSSESQSRRCFPIPTTISTSTSTSTAIVTNNHR
- the LOC124431281 gene encoding putative thiamine transporter SLC35F3 isoform X2; this encodes MGSGSVGEVPTIFHPRRSRAPSIVLSEDQQNHGPIASPIQVVLDSTGCEQQQGCSVAGGCGDSASSCRSLETSGSGVGSGTGGTTGIATGSTGGPGGGGGGSGGGSGGGGGGGGQGHGSLNQTQSTCNVTTPSVAYQQSRPNKLSACYASCCAESAKKIYFGVCVTICVTASWVGATHCIKYLYFHKPTSPSYTSASNASITETRHQHTVLPYNAPFFTTWFCTNWEVLYFPVYFICRAVRTKCTTPSEILAESLRGFRDKGFTGGRFLVKCSLFCGLWVVTNYMYIYSLRILLATDVMALFATNVSCVYLLSWVILHEQFVGVRIVAVILCNTGIALLAYMDGITGSPTLGGVVLATTAAAGSAVYKVVFKKVIGETTFGQMSLFFSLIGLCNAALLWPICLALYFSGAESVHWTRLPWAALLSASILHLVANMLGNFSIALTYDLFITLGLITAVPVSAALDVVLYGAHFMGMKLAGMIFIAVGFFLVMFPDNWPDYITRLLRNIVLMSHNTSTTEYHQQRRTTVRSRTSQQRQYRLRSYGVSSLHGDGQTLLPMTTNNNNNNNNNNNNNNNNNNNNNNNNNTATSSNFSNRHVNTSSQQNNSSTPSSESQSRRCFPIPTTISTSTSTSTAIVTNNHR
- the LOC124431281 gene encoding putative thiamine transporter SLC35F3 isoform X6, with translation MFQRGNLNMGSGSVGEVPTIFHPRRSRAPSIVLSEDQQNHGPIASPIQVVLDSTGCEQQQGCSVAGGCGDSASSCRSLETSGSGVGSGTGGTTGIATGSTGGPGGGGGGSGGGSGGGGGGGGQGHGSLNQTQSTCNVTTPSVAYQQSRPNKLSACYASCCAESAKKIYFGVCVTICVTASWVGATHCIKYLYFHKPTSPSYTSASNASITETRHQHTVLPYNAPFFTTWFCTNWEVLYFPVYFICRAVRTKCTTPSEILAESLRGFRDKGFTGGRFLVKCSLFCGLWVVTNYMYIYSLRILLATDVMALFATNVSCVYLLSWVILHEQFVGVRIVAVILCNTGIALLAYMDGITGSPTLGGVVLATTAAAGSAVYKVVFKKVIGETTFGQMSLFFSLIGLCNAALLWPICLALYFSGAESVHWTRLPWAALLSASILHLVANMLGNFSIALTYDLFITLGLITAVPVSAALDVVLYGAHFMGMKLAGMIFIAVGFFLVMFPDNWPDYITRLLRWSRRHRHGMPGGTSRDVIDYRTGYIKSHLRSPSGRVR